One Papaver somniferum cultivar HN1 chromosome 10, ASM357369v1, whole genome shotgun sequence genomic window carries:
- the LOC113315880 gene encoding ankyrin repeat-containing protein NPR4-like encodes MLVNTNSKLPQIRSYSGKTPLESALGRFTVGQKEIVEYLYSVTRDEEPNPFVGNEGATLLCRAIVANFYNLALCLVNRFPELVMVKSSAYGMCGLELLVRRPFAFRSGAKMTWWQDRIYSVPSIKKLYKKKLMHVQATSLLEQMLLEIDIGNDSLEIRSFFNNNSNIIKVAIKHGLVEFVVGLLWHFSYLSFNRLPHQRMIEMAIEERNETILNLTCDCAERRGNKTNLVSRTDSDNNTILHYASKQAPPAQLNMISGVALQMQRELQWFQGVERMMSECDRWQRNKNGDTAQFIFQVEHKDLLKKGEDWMKDTSGSCMIVAALIAAVAFAAAFTVPGGNISDTNSTKNGTPVFLRENSFTAFVVADALALFASITSALMFLAIYTSRYAEIDFLRSLPQKLIIGLSALFISMAAILVAFGASLYIVVGDRFAQATIPIALFSCCPMVLFTWLQLPLFYEMVRSTYWVSVLRKHRYIST; translated from the exons ATGTTAGTAAATACAAACTCTAAGCTGCCTCAGATACGTAGTTACTCTGGGAAGACACCGCTCGAGTCTGCTCTGGGACGTTTTACAGTTGGGCAGAAGGAGATAGTTGAGTATCTTTACTCTGTAACAAGAGACGAAGAGCCTAACCCATTTGTGGGTAACGAGGGTGCTACGTTATTATGCAGGGCAATTGTTGCTAATTTCTACA ATCTAGCGTTATGTCTTGTCAATCGGTTTCCAGAATTGGTTATGGTGAAATCATCAGCATATGGTATGTGTGGATTGGAGTTGTTGGTACGGAGGCCGTTTGCCTTCAGAAGTGGAGCTAAGATGACATGGTGGCAGGACCGCATTTATTCAG TGCCTTCTATCAAAAAATTgtacaagaagaaattgatgcaCGTACAAGCAACATCATTACTTGAACAAATgttattggaaattgatattgggaatgattctcttgaaattagaTCGTTTTTCAATAATAACTCCAATATCATTAAGGTAGCTATTAAGCATGGACTCGTAGAATTTGTGGTGGGTCTTTTGTGGCATTTCAGTTACCTAAGTTTTAATAGATTACCGCATCAAAGGATGATAGAAATGGCAATTGAAGAACGTAACGAAACGATACTGAATCTCACATGTGATTGCGCCGAACGTCGTGGAAATAAAACTAATTTGGTTTCTAGAACAGATTCTGATAACAACACCATCTTGCATTATGCTTCCAAGCAGGCGCCTCCTGCTCAACTCAATATGATATCAGGAGTAGCTCTTCAGATGCAACGAGAACTTCAGTGGTTTCAG GGGGTGGAACGTATGATGTCGGAATGTGATAGGTGGCAGAGGAATAAGAATGGAGATACTGCTCAGTTTATATTTCAAGTGGAACACAAGGATTTGCTAAAGAAAGGAGAGGATTGGATGAAAGATACCTCTGGGTCGTGCATGATAGTAGCTGCCCTAATTGCAGCGGTGGCATTTGCAGCTGCATTTACTGTTCCAGGAGGTAATATCAGTGATACTAATAGCACTAAGAATGGCACCCCAGTTTTCTTACGAGAAAATTCTTTTACCGCGTTCGTCGTAGCAGATGCCTTAGCCCTCTTTGCTTCAATAACCTCAGCACTAATGTTTTTAGCTATATATACTTCGCGATATGCAGAAATAGAttttctcaggtctctaccacaAAAGTTGATCATAGGTCTTTCAGCCCTTTTTATATCAATGGCCGCGATATTGGTAGCTTTTGGTGCATCACTGTACATCGTGGTTGGAGACAGATTTGCACAAGCAACAATTCCAATAGCACTCTTTAGTTGTTGTCCTATGGTTTTATTCACTTGGTTGCAGTTACCATTATTTTACGAAATGGTACGTTCTACATACTGGGTCAGCGTCCTTCGAAAACATAGATATATCTCAACATAG